In Humulus lupulus chromosome 7, drHumLupu1.1, whole genome shotgun sequence, the following are encoded in one genomic region:
- the LOC133790035 gene encoding transcription repressor OFP7-like has translation MSSNKSKKPLKTIFMTNGVCGCAKLKLCDVLEPIRKPKIQVKKNTKKCLHYSTATSSSHQTNGVVSILSEYDNENSSATTTTTTPTTSTTVENTSSSFSDQPSSVETDDPGQKSRSKRLNDTCIAVVKETSDPYEDFKQSMKQMIVEKEIYANQDLQELLSCFLELNSPSHGDVIVRAFTEIWNDVVPKKPSLQKHDITESVEQDIQS, from the coding sequence ATGTCCTCCAACAAATCAAAAAAGCCCCTCAAAACCATTTTCATGACCAATGGGGTCTGTGGCTGCGCCAAACTGAAACTCTGTGACGTGTTGGAGCCAATCCGAAAACCCAAAATCCAGGTAAAAAAGAACACTAAGAAGTGCCTGCATTATTCGACGGCTACCAGCTCCTCCCACCAAACGAACGGTGTCGTTTCGATTTTGTCCGAATACGACAACGAGAACTCATCAGCCACCACTACCACGACCACCCCTACTACTTCAACCACCGTCGAGAACACCTCGTCGTCGTTTTCCGATCAACCTTCTTCAGTGGAGACTGATGATCCAGGCCAGAAGTCACGAAGCAAGAGATTAAACGACACCTGCATTGCTGTCGTTAAAGAGACGAGCGACCCTTACGAGGATTTCAAGCAATCAATGAAGCAGATGATAGTGGAGAAGGAGATTTACGCGAATCAAGATCTGCAGGAGCTTCTGAGCTGTTTTCTCGAGCTCAACTCTCCTTCCCACGGTGACGTCATCGTCCGAGCCTTCACCGAGATCTGGAACGACGTCGTTCCGAAGAAGCCATCACTGCAGAAGCATGACATAACCGAGTCCGTAGAACAAGATATTCAATCGTGA